In one window of Spartinivicinus poritis DNA:
- a CDS encoding aspartate-semialdehyde dehydrogenase, with product MSKTYDVAVVGATGAVGETMLSILEQRDFPVGKIYPLASSRSAGSTILFKNKPVVVEDLATFDFSKVQIGLFSAGGSVSAEYAPKAAAAGCVVIDNTSHFRYDPNVPLIVPEVNPEKVADYTNCGIIANPNCSTIQMLVALKPFYDAVGISRINVATYQAVSGTGKDAINELASQTATLLNAKGAEAKVYPKQIAFNLLPQIDVFQENGYTKEEMKMVWETKKIFGDENILVNPTCVRVPVFYGHSEAVHIETKEKITAAQAQELLKKAPGVVLLDEHQDGGYPTPVTEAAGEDPVYVGRVREDISCDRGLNLWVVADNVRKGAALNSVQIAEILIKDYI from the coding sequence ATGAGCAAAACATATGATGTGGCTGTAGTTGGGGCTACAGGTGCAGTCGGTGAAACTATGCTGTCGATATTGGAACAGCGGGATTTTCCTGTGGGTAAGATATACCCTTTAGCCAGCAGTCGTTCTGCCGGGAGCACGATTTTATTTAAAAATAAGCCAGTTGTAGTAGAAGATTTAGCCACCTTTGATTTTAGCAAAGTACAAATTGGCTTATTTTCAGCTGGGGGAAGTGTATCGGCAGAGTATGCCCCAAAAGCAGCAGCGGCTGGTTGTGTGGTAATTGATAATACCTCCCACTTCCGCTATGACCCTAATGTGCCATTAATAGTGCCAGAAGTTAACCCTGAAAAGGTGGCGGACTATACTAATTGTGGAATTATCGCTAATCCAAACTGTTCTACAATTCAGATGTTGGTAGCTTTAAAGCCATTTTATGATGCAGTTGGTATTAGTCGTATAAACGTTGCGACCTATCAAGCTGTCTCAGGTACAGGTAAAGACGCTATTAATGAGCTGGCATCACAAACAGCCACTTTATTGAACGCTAAAGGTGCAGAGGCTAAGGTTTATCCAAAGCAAATTGCATTTAATTTGCTGCCACAGATTGATGTTTTTCAAGAAAATGGCTACACCAAAGAAGAGATGAAAATGGTGTGGGAAACCAAAAAGATATTTGGCGATGAAAATATCTTGGTTAACCCAACCTGTGTGAGAGTGCCTGTTTTCTATGGCCATTCTGAAGCAGTCCATATTGAAACCAAGGAAAAAATTACAGCGGCTCAGGCACAGGAGTTGTTGAAAAAGGCACCAGGTGTCGTTCTGTTGGATGAGCATCAGGATGGCGGCTATCCAACGCCAGTTACTGAGGCGGCTGGTGAAGATCCGGTCTACGTCGGGCGTGTCAGAGAAGATATATCCTGTGACAGAGGTCTCAATTTATGGGTTGTAGCGGATAATGTAAGGAAGGGTGCCGCTCTTAACAGTGTACAAATTGCCGAGATATTGATAAAAGACTATATATAA
- the leuB gene encoding 3-isopropylmalate dehydrogenase has protein sequence MSKQILVLPGDGIGPEIVAEAIKVLAAVKDKYQLAIDWQEGLVGGAAIDAEGLPLPESTLAQAKAADAILLGAVGGPKWDQLEMAKRPEKGLLGLRAELQLFGNLRPAILYPQLANASTLKPEVVAGLDILIVRELTGGIYFGQPRGIKTLENGERQGFNTYVYSESEIRRIAKVAFEAAQKRQGRLCSVDKANVLEATVLWREVMEEVAKDYPDVELSHMYVDNAAMQLVRAPKQFDVIVTGNMFGDILSDAAAMLTGSIGMLPSASLNAESKGMYEPIHGSAPDIAGKGVANPLATILSIAMMLRYSLGYPEPADAIEVAVKQVLADGLRTADIYTEEADTRQVSTKTMGDAVVAAL, from the coding sequence ATGAGTAAACAAATTTTAGTATTACCTGGTGATGGAATTGGACCAGAAATTGTTGCTGAGGCCATTAAAGTATTGGCGGCGGTAAAAGATAAATATCAGCTAGCGATTGACTGGCAAGAAGGTTTGGTGGGGGGTGCTGCCATTGACGCAGAGGGGTTACCATTACCTGAATCGACCTTGGCTCAAGCTAAAGCAGCCGATGCTATTTTATTAGGTGCTGTGGGTGGCCCTAAATGGGATCAACTCGAAATGGCTAAACGGCCTGAAAAAGGTTTGCTGGGTTTACGGGCTGAACTACAACTGTTTGGTAACTTGCGTCCAGCTATTCTTTATCCTCAACTGGCAAATGCTTCCACTTTAAAGCCAGAAGTCGTGGCTGGCCTGGATATTTTAATTGTACGAGAGCTGACGGGTGGTATCTATTTTGGTCAGCCTCGGGGTATTAAAACCTTAGAAAATGGTGAGCGCCAAGGTTTTAACACCTATGTGTACAGTGAGTCTGAAATTCGTCGGATTGCTAAAGTCGCATTTGAAGCCGCTCAAAAGCGTCAGGGCAGACTTTGCTCAGTGGATAAAGCCAATGTACTGGAAGCAACTGTCTTATGGCGAGAAGTGATGGAAGAAGTCGCCAAGGATTACCCTGATGTTGAGCTAAGCCACATGTATGTAGACAACGCAGCGATGCAGCTGGTAAGAGCACCAAAACAATTTGATGTAATTGTCACTGGTAATATGTTTGGTGATATTTTATCGGATGCGGCGGCAATGCTGACAGGCTCTATTGGTATGTTACCTTCCGCATCACTGAACGCTGAAAGTAAGGGTATGTATGAGCCAATCCACGGCTCTGCGCCTGATATTGCCGGCAAGGGCGTGGCTAACCCGCTGGCAACGATTTTATCCATTGCTATGATGTTGCGCTATTCACTAGGGTATCCAGAGCCGGCTGATGCCATTGAGGTAGCTGTTAAGCAGGTGTTAGCTGATGGCTTACGGACAGCTGATATTTACACAGAAGAAGCAGATACCCGCCAAGTGTCGACTAAAACAATGGGAGATGCTGTGGTGGCAGCGTTGTAA
- the leuD gene encoding 3-isopropylmalate dehydratase small subunit codes for MEAFTQLTGVVAPLDRANVDTDMIIPKQFLKSIKRSGFGPNLFDELRYLDEGKPDQDCSNRPLNPDFMLNQPRYQKSSILLARENFGCGSSREHAPWALLDYGFRCVIAPSFADIFYNNCFKNGILPIVVEDDEVDQLFQGVAAQEGYQLTVDLEQQTITKSDGGVIIFEVDDFRRECLLKGLDEIGLTLAKSDKIKAFEAKYKQQNPWLFS; via the coding sequence ATGGAAGCATTTACCCAATTAACTGGTGTGGTGGCTCCTTTAGATCGGGCTAATGTCGATACCGACATGATCATCCCCAAGCAGTTCTTAAAGTCAATTAAGCGCTCTGGGTTTGGTCCTAACCTGTTTGACGAGTTGCGCTATCTGGATGAGGGCAAGCCCGACCAGGATTGCAGCAACCGCCCGTTGAATCCGGACTTTATGCTAAATCAGCCTCGTTACCAAAAATCGAGCATTTTATTGGCGCGGGAAAATTTTGGTTGTGGCTCCAGTCGTGAGCATGCGCCTTGGGCTTTATTAGATTACGGCTTTCGCTGTGTAATCGCGCCAAGCTTCGCGGATATTTTTTACAACAACTGTTTTAAAAATGGCATTTTGCCCATCGTGGTTGAGGATGACGAAGTTGATCAATTATTCCAGGGGGTAGCTGCACAGGAAGGCTACCAACTGACGGTTGATTTGGAGCAACAGACCATTACCAAATCTGATGGTGGTGTCATTATCTTTGAAGTAGACGACTTTCGCCGTGAATGCTTGCTGAAAGGTTTAGATGAAATAGGTCTTACATTAGCGAAGTCTGATAAAATTAAAGCATTTGAAGCGAAATATAAACAGCAAAATCCTTGGTTATTTAGTTAA
- the leuC gene encoding 3-isopropylmalate dehydratase large subunit: MTAKTLYDKLWEMHLVAEQDDGSALIYIDRHLLHEVTSPQAFEGLRLAGRLPWRRDANLATPDHNVPTTVAERQAGIDGILDPVSKIQVKTLDDNCQSFGITEFAMKDRRQGIVHVVGPEQGATLPGMTVVCGDSHTSTHGAFGALAHGIGTSEVEHVLATQCLVAKKMKNMLVKVEGKLSPFVTAKDIVLAIIGEIGTAGGTGYAIEFGGSAIRSLSMEGRMTICNMAIEAGARAGIVAVDQTTIDYVKGRPFAPSAEQWEQAIACWRQLVSDDEAHFDKVVELAAAEIQPQVTWGTSPEMVAPVVSRVPDPKDETDPTRKEGIQRALEYMGLTAGMPITDIKLDRVFIGSCTNSRIEDLREAAKVVQGKKVAANVKQAMVVPGSGLVKAQAEQEGLDKVFIEAGLEWREPGCSMCLAMNADKLGRGEHCASTSNRNFEGRQGFGGRTHLVSPAMAAAAAIYGHFVDIRAID, encoded by the coding sequence ATGACTGCTAAAACCCTATACGACAAGTTGTGGGAGATGCATTTGGTGGCTGAACAAGATGATGGTTCAGCGCTGATATACATTGACCGCCATTTATTACACGAAGTGACCTCGCCTCAGGCTTTTGAAGGACTCAGGTTGGCTGGCCGTCTGCCCTGGCGACGAGATGCTAACCTGGCGACCCCAGATCACAATGTACCTACGACAGTTGCAGAACGCCAAGCAGGGATTGATGGCATTCTCGATCCAGTATCAAAAATTCAGGTGAAAACCCTGGATGACAACTGCCAGTCATTTGGTATTACCGAGTTTGCCATGAAAGATCGCCGCCAAGGCATTGTTCATGTGGTGGGGCCAGAACAGGGGGCAACACTGCCTGGGATGACGGTGGTTTGTGGTGACTCTCATACCTCCACCCACGGGGCTTTTGGAGCTTTGGCTCATGGAATTGGTACTTCAGAAGTAGAGCATGTATTGGCCACTCAGTGTTTAGTGGCGAAAAAAATGAAAAACATGCTGGTGAAGGTTGAGGGCAAGCTGTCTCCTTTTGTTACGGCGAAAGATATCGTGCTGGCCATTATCGGTGAGATTGGTACCGCAGGTGGTACAGGCTATGCTATCGAGTTTGGTGGGTCTGCGATTCGCTCGTTATCAATGGAAGGGCGGATGACCATTTGTAATATGGCCATTGAAGCAGGGGCTCGGGCAGGTATAGTTGCTGTCGACCAAACCACTATCGATTACGTAAAAGGCCGGCCATTTGCCCCTAGCGCTGAGCAATGGGAACAAGCCATAGCCTGCTGGCGACAGTTGGTGTCTGATGATGAAGCTCATTTCGACAAGGTGGTAGAGCTAGCGGCAGCAGAGATTCAACCACAAGTCACTTGGGGTACATCACCGGAAATGGTGGCGCCAGTTGTCAGTCGTGTCCCTGATCCAAAAGATGAAACAGACCCTACCCGCAAAGAAGGTATTCAGCGCGCCCTGGAATACATGGGGTTAACCGCAGGAATGCCAATCACTGATATCAAGCTGGACCGTGTGTTTATTGGTTCTTGCACTAACTCGCGTATTGAAGATTTACGAGAAGCCGCCAAAGTTGTTCAAGGTAAAAAAGTCGCTGCCAATGTGAAGCAGGCAATGGTGGTGCCTGGGTCTGGGCTGGTGAAAGCGCAAGCTGAGCAGGAAGGATTAGATAAAGTTTTTATTGAAGCTGGTTTGGAATGGCGTGAACCAGGTTGTTCAATGTGCTTAGCCATGAATGCCGACAAGCTGGGCCGTGGTGAACATTGTGCATCGACTTCAAATCGTAACTTTGAAGGCAGGCAAGGGTTTGGTGGGCGTACTCATTTGGTGAGCCCTGCAATGGCTGCCGCTGCGGCTATTTATGGCCATTTTGTTGATATCAGAGCGATTGACTAA